Genomic DNA from Solanum pennellii chromosome 3, SPENNV200:
TATTTCTGGAAAGAATTATCTTTCATGGGTACTCGATGCTGAGATTCACTTGGCTGCTAAAGGTCTTGATGTCACTATTACTCAGGGAAATGAAGCATCGAGTTAAGATAAGGTGAAGGCTATGATTTTCCTTCGTCATCATCTTGATGAGGGCCTGAAGATTGAATATCTAACGGTAAAAGATCCACTTGAATTGTGAACTGATTTGAAGGGGAGATATAACCACCTAAAGGCAACAGTGTTGCCAAGAGCTCGTTATGAGTGGATGCATTTactatttcaagattttaagaTCGTAACTGAATACAACTCTGTTGTATTCGCGATTACCTCCCAGTTGAAATTATGTGAGGAGACTATAAAATATGATGACATGTTGGAAAAGACACTTACTTTCCATGGCTCAAATGTGATATTGCAACAACAATATCGTGAAAAGAGTTTTCAGAAATATTCTGAACTAATCTTATGCTTTTGGTGGTTGAGCAACATAATgctcttttaatgaaaaatcatgaagctCGTCCCACTGGAGCTGCTCCATTACCGAAGGCAAATGTGATAGGAAAACATGATCAATCTAAAGTAAAAAGAGATGATCATCGGGGCTATAATAATGCACGGGGACGTGACAAAGATAAGAGACGATACACTAATCGTCGAGGAGGTGGTCATAATAAAAGGGAGAACAACATGAGTTCTCAAAATAACCTCCCTCAAAAAGTAATTGTCGTCGTTGTGGCATGAAAGGCCATTGGAAGAATGAATGTCGCACACATGAGCATTTTGTAACGCTCTATCAAAATTCCtttaaaagaaaggaaataaaagtggtGCTTCCTCTTCCAATGCTCGAGTTGAGTGACATATGACTCTTAAAGATGATGATAAGCCGGGAACATCTCAGAAATATGATAAGGATGTTGAAGCAAATTTGGCTTTAAaggatgatattttttatgatcTTGGTGACATTACTCATATGAAAGTTGATGACTTCTTTGGAGATCGAAACTGATGTTTGATCTTTTAGCTGGGGAATGAAGTCTgttaatattttacataatattttagttatgtgtttttaattattatgttattcatattgaagtatttaaattttcGTTGTTAGTTTTGTTTCTTCcttcttttaatgtattttattttaatcaaaattaatagaaattcCCAATTGTCAGTTGGATTCAAGATGAGTAATGGAGATGTATGCCTTCTTGATAGTGCTACAACgcatacaatattaaaagaaaagaaatacttttCTAATTTGGTTATAAAAATGACATATGTCAATACAATATCAGgtagtacaaaattaattgaggaCTCTGGAAGAGCGGCCTTATTACTATTGGGAGGGACAATATTAACCGTTGATAATGCATtatattgtagtaagtctcaaagaaacttattaagtttcaaagttATTCACCAAAATTGCTATCATGCTGAGACAACTAATGAAGGAAATGTTGAATACCTTTACATTACTACAATTaatgtagagaagaaaattgtgcatgaaaaATTACCTGCACTTTCTTCTGGGTTGTACTATACAAGTATAAGTACAGTTGAATCACATGTCGTGGTAAACAAAaggtttactaattttaatgattttatcatttggcatGACCAGTTGGGTCATCCCGAATTTAATATGATGTGCAAAATCATTGAGAATTCATATGGGCACACTTTAAAGAGCCCAAATATCCTTCAATCAAAGAAATTCTCTTGTGGTGCTTGTTCTCAAGGAAAGTTGATCATTAAACCATCAAAAGTTAAGGTTGGAACTGAATACCCTGCGTTTCTGAAATGTATACAGGGTGATATATGTGGACCAATTCAACCTGCATGTGGaccctttaaatattatatggtcttgataGATGCTTCTATAAGATGGTCACATGTGTGCTTATTATCAACTAGCAAAATGGCTTTTGCGAGATTGTTGGCTCAAATAATACGATTAAAAGCACAATTTCCAGACTATACAATAAAGACAATCCGTCTAGATAATGCTGGTGAGTTTACATATCAGGCATTGAATGATTATTGTATGTCTATTGGTATAACAGTTGAACATCCAGTTGCGCATGTTCACACCCAGAACGGTCTAGTAGAATCATTGATTAAACGTCTGCAATTGATAGCTAGACCATTGCTAATGAGAACAAAGTTTTCTGTGTCTATGTGGGGGCATGCTATTTTGGATGCAGCAGCACTTGTGCGCATAAGGCCGACcaattatcatgaattctcCCCATTATAATTGGCTTTTGGTCAAGAGCCAAACATTTCTCATCTTAGAATTTTGGATGTGCAGTGTATGTCCCAATTGCTCCACCACAACGCACAAAGATTGGGCCCTAAAGAAGGTTTGGgatatatgttgggtatgaatctccttcaatcataaaatatttggagcctatgactggagatttatttaaggcaagatttgctgattgtcattttgatgaatcagtataaccaacattagggggagaacaTAAGTCGTCGGGAAAAGAGATAGATTGGAATTCATCATCTCTATCTTATCTGGATCCTCGAACAAACCAATGTGAGCAAGAAgttcaaagaataatttatttgcagaaCATTGCAAATCAGGTGCCAGATGCATTTACTAATCTTCCAAGGATTACTAAATCGCATATTCCAGCTGTTAATGCTCCAGTTCGAGTTGATATTTCGACAGGACAAATTGTTAAGTTTATGTGTTCAATCAAGATAGCGAAAGTAAGTTGAGGTGTTTTAAACGTCTACTTCCAAAATTGAAATGTTGACTTAATCTATTAAGGTCAAGTTTGATAGTTTATCTTTATTTCaaactattttatcaaattagAAGGCAAAATGTTCTGGGAGCCTTTTTACTTATCTCAAATTATCATCCTGGCATGCACTCCAATTttgtcaattaaatatttaaactttttaaaactttaacatTTTAAATTCCTTTTTCATCTTATCAGTGTGTTTTTGTAATACAAACAACTACATGTTTTATTCCCCAATATCTTTTAATGACatatgtgaaataaaatattaaaaatttattcttacCAGAAGTACTTTATGCAAAACATTTGTTCCAAATAAGCTGATTTTAAATATGGAGCTGCATTTTCAGTActcatgatttattttatcttcCAATTATATACATCTGCATTGAGTGATATATTTTAGATATAAATATAGCTATCCTCTAATAATAAACTGGCTTTTTGGATGATTAGagtaactaaaaataaattctgGGATTCTACATCATAAACACTAGTattttgaattaagttaaaagaTAACATAAATGAAAACAAGAGTTGTGAAAGTCCTATAAGCAAAGAACAAGAAAGAGGTCAAAGTCACTATACACCAATCCAGTCAGATATATGAAAGAGATTGATTTATTCATAATCTACAATATGAGATGACAAGTGCATTTAGAGGTTTTCAAGTCTAATTGGAAACCATGCTTTCAGTTTCTTGCACAAAGCCATCTCCTGTCCAGTCTCTGTCTGATTGTAAACCTTTCTTAACTGCTTTCCTTTGACGTATTGCTTCTTGCTGCCTTCTCACCAAATCTGTGTGTGTCGTGAAGTACTCAAGTGACGTTCTGTGCATaacacaaattcaaattgtaaacAAGAGAATCTTATCATTATGAGTTACTACGGAAGTGTACATATAGCTTTATGCAGTAGCACTGGGAAGCTCAAACTTGAAGTGCTGGGACAAGTTAATAGAAACCATATAAGTGAATCTTATAGGGAGAAAGTTCAGAACCTACTAGATAATGCAATCTAGTTATTGATATTGCAGCTGAGCGTTAATTCTATTCTTTCAACGTTTAGATGGATCTAATGTCTCTTCGTATGTGTGCGCGAGtgtgagagagaaagagagagagattaCCCTCTGAAATCTTCtattgatgaaaagttgtgctTTCTCATGAAATCTTTCAGCTCAGAGCACAACGTTTTCACAAGACCATATCCATGCATCATGACACCGGTACAAACCTACATAATAAACCAATAAAGATTTTATCATTCCAAGATAATTCCATGTTAAAAAGGATGGAAGAGGgggaaagaaaagaacaaacaaacaaattaagaGGAGTTGCCCATGTCTCTTCACCATTTTACTGAAATATCATTAAATTGTTTTGAAGATTTCTCACTTGTGTTAGATCGCAGCTCagaagaaatttttatttagtcGAAGTCAAATGGGGACAAGGAAAAGTCCTAAATTTGGTTTAGCCACAAACATACAGTAAACGGTCAGTTTCTAATCCAACCTGTACAGTATCTGCTCCGAGAAGAATAAACTCAGCAGCATCACCACCTGTCTCAACTCCCCCAATAGCAGAGAGTGAATAGTCCTTATCTCCGAATTCTGACTTCATCATCCGTGCAATGTTCATTACTTTTGCAAGGGCAATTGGGTGCACTGCCTTTGATGAGTAGCCTCCAGGAGTAGAGTAGCTAAGGAAAACAGTAGAAAATGAATTGCCGGAATCATAAAAgcagaaaattttaattcagcATACTTCTCAATGTAGAGATACTAACCCCTCAACACAAGGCTCGGGCCTCAAGGTGTCAAGATTGATTCCCATTACACTCATGATTGTATTTATAGCAGATACCCCCTCGCACCCTTGGTTAAGAGCCACCCTAGCCGGCTACAAtccaagaagaagaaataagaaacaCAGCGAAGAAATAACTTAATACATGAAAGAATGTTGATAACTTGTTGGACACGGTGAATAACAAACTAGTGGGCGGCCATAATTATAGAAGTGAAGTGAAGGTGAAGATGGTTTAATCCAGACATAGAGACtattaatgataaatatatcacttcatttcaagCGAAGGTGGTCCTCTTAAACGCCAAACTAATAATCATCAAACAGCTCTAACGAATTCACAATCACACTTCCCAAGTCCTTAACAGTCATTATCAACCTCATTCAAATTGGTAAGGACTTTTAATTGGAAAGTGCAATAGAGAGACATTGAAACAAAACCAAGCTTAATCACCAAACAAGTAAAGGGGTCACAAAAGGTGAAAGATAGAATGATCCAAAGAAGAAATTACACTATGTCATCAGGTTGATTTAGGGAGGATTAGGACACACTCCGTCTTCCAAAAAACTAACAGCATATACAAGCTCCAAAATGCAATTTTCCCCTACTTTAGGATTAATGCGAGAACTTTTTAGTAACAAAGGGAGATTATAGATGATCTATAGAAGAAGTTATGACCTTCATGACATATGAAATTGGTTCCTGGTTTAAACATTTTAGCGATCTATCATCTTTGTTTTATAAATGCTATAACGAAATACCTTGGTAATGTCGGTGATATTAGGGGTCATCTTTGCCCAAACTGGAACTGTGGCTACAGCATTGatccatccacaaacctcctccAAGAGATCACAATCTTGACCAACAGCAGCACCCATTCTACGTTCTGGCATACCATGGGGACACGAGAAGTTGATTTCAAAGGCATCCTGAAAAACAGTATCAATATAGAGAgtcataaaaactaaaaagagaATCAATGCGACAACACTACTATAATGCAGAAAAAATCTTATCCATTAAGTCGCATATGCTTACAATTCCAGTTTCCTCACATCTGTAAATAAGTTCCTCCCAAGCAGCTTTGTTATATTCTTCCATGATAGAAGCAATTAGTATCCTATCTGGATACTCTTCTTTCAATTGCTTAAACTCTTTCAGCATTGTTTCCAGAGGTCGATCACTAATGAGCTCAATATTCTGCCACCCAATAATTTGTCCTTTGGCAGAACCATTTGCATCTGCTCTTAGTTTAGCATATCTAGGGGTCACATTTTTTACTTTATCGGCTTCCAAAGACACCTGagggaagaaaaaaataattactccATAAAAAAGGAAAGTCtttcttctctgttcttttCACAACagaaataagtaaaaaagtGTTGATCTCACTTTTCACAGATAAAAACatcctttaaaaaaataaaataaaaagagctTCCACACTTTTCAGTTACAATTATTCCCtcttgtttcaatttgtttgtcccATTTTGATTTGACACGGagttcaaaaaagtaaaaaagacttttgaatcttatgTTTTAAACTAAAGATACGTAGAACAAAATGTCATTTAATCTTGAGCGTTTAAACATCTCATATGAAAAGTTGAAATCAAAGAGTTGTTAAAAAAGGGAAGAGACATTTtttaagacaaacaaattgaaacggaagGAAGTACTATTTACAGTTTACTTGATCTAGAATCAGCACATGCAAAACTCCATAACAAGTTAAATGATAACTCCACACATACTGATCCAAGAACCTACATACATGATCTCAAGGTGGATCCAATGTTAATGTACCTGGTTCATCTCAACTACATACTTTCGACGCAGAGCATAAACTATGTGtaaaattttactaaaattgCAACAAATTTAAAAACACAGTGGGTTCAATGCAAGAACAGATTGAACTAATAGAATTTAAATCCTGGATCCACCTCTTAATGATCTCCAATCTCAGAAGATCTATAAGTTAATGTCATTTGAACAAACTTTACTAGAGCAGTTGCCATACTCAATTCGATGCAAATCAACAGCTCAATTTagtttcttctttcattttactCTTCCTACTTAATCAGACTTTGATAAAAAGATCGGAAGTACTACTAACAGATAACAGAAAAACTGGCACTAGATCCACcacagaaaaaaaatatggattaAAAAAGGATCCATGAAAGAGGTAGTACTACTAAAGTCGAATAAAGCTTTACCGTTTTGGCGATAACACCACCCCAGCCTTCATCAAAGGCTCTCTTCATCACTGTATAGTTGGTCCCTGGTGGACCCGACCCAATAACAAATGGGTTAGGCATTTTCAACCCGTTAACAGTTACACTTAGATCGGGCTCCACTGATTGGCCCTCTGATGCCATAATTCTGAACCCAACTCGTTTTCTACCGAAATTTAACCGACCAGCCCGACCCATCACCGGGTTTTCAACACCCGAGTTCCCATCAAGTCCAATTCTGATTCGTTGAGCCAATCCAAGAGACGCCATAGCTGGgagaaaattgaagaagttgGTTTCTGACTCAGTTGAAACAGGAAACAGAGGAAAAGATGAAAATGAATATCTAGGAATCTGAGTTGGGAGaataagaaaattgtatttcaataGCTGTTGATTGGAGTTATCTAGTTGTAGTTTAGTAGAAGTTATCAAGGgaataaaatttgtttgtttttttcagTTATAGATCAAGATTCACGTgtgtcttatttttttttcaatccggtctttcaaataaatattaaaggattacttatttttcaattaattatacggacaagggcctaaaatacccttaaagtattgaaaatggtacaaaattacccttcatccacctattggctccaaaatgcccttttcatccacctattggctccaaaatacccttgtcatccacctttgggttcaaaattgaccattttttaattgttttaaaattgaaCTCTTTTAAAGGATTACTTATTTTTCAATCCGgtctttcaaataaatattaaaggattacttatttttcaattaattatacggacaagggcctaaaatacccttaaagtattgaaaatggtacaaaattacccttcatccacctattggctccaaaatgcccttttcatccccctattggctccaaaatgcccttttcatccccctattggctccaaaatgcccttttcatccccctattggctccaaaatgcccttttcatccccctattggctccaaaatgcccttttcatccccctattggctccaaaatgcccttttcatccccctattggctccaaaatgcccttttcatccccctattggctccaaaatgcccttttcatccccctattggctccaaaatgcccttttcatccccctattggctccaaaatgcccttttcatccccctattggctccaaaatgcccttttcatccccctattggctccaaaatgcccttttcatccccctattggctccaaaatgcccttttcatccccctattggctccaaaatgcccttttcatccccctattggctccaaaatgcccttttcatccccctattggctccaaaatgcccttttcatccccctattggctccaaaatgcccttttcatccccctattggctccaaaatgcccttttcatccccctattggctccaaaatgcccttttcatccccctattggctccaaaatgcccttttcatccccctattggctccaaaatgcccttttcatccccctattggctccaaaatgcccttttcatccccctattggctccaaaatgcccttttcatccccctattggctccaaaatgcccttttcatccccctattggctccaaaatgcccttttcatccccctattggctccaaaatgcccttttcatccccctattggctccaaaatgcccttttcatccccctattggctccaaaatgcccttttcatccccctattggctccaaaatgcccttttcatccccctattggctccaaaa
This window encodes:
- the LOC107015267 gene encoding dihydropyrimidine dehydrogenase (NADP(+)), chloroplastic: MASLGLAQRIRIGLDGNSGVENPVMGRAGRLNFGRKRVGFRIMASEGQSVEPDLSVTVNGLKMPNPFVIGSGPPGTNYTVMKRAFDEGWGGVIAKTVSLEADKVKNVTPRYAKLRADANGSAKGQIIGWQNIELISDRPLETMLKEFKQLKEEYPDRILIASIMEEYNKAAWEELIYRCEETGIDAFEINFSCPHGMPERRMGAAVGQDCDLLEEVCGWINAVATVPVWAKMTPNITDITKPARVALNQGCEGVSAINTIMSVMGINLDTLRPEPCVEGYSTPGGYSSKAVHPIALAKVMNIARMMKSEFGDKDYSLSAIGGVETGGDAAEFILLGADTVQVCTGVMMHGYGLVKTLCSELKDFMRKHNFSSIEDFRGTSLEYFTTHTDLVRRQQEAIRQRKAVKKGLQSDRDWTGDGFVQETESMVSN